One window from the genome of Eucalyptus grandis isolate ANBG69807.140 chromosome 7, ASM1654582v1, whole genome shotgun sequence encodes:
- the LOC104453073 gene encoding serine carboxypeptidase-like 18, which yields MMSIIFAIFKEGAPNEIPLHQYLRNLPLFSKSMKWWWVLCFLALCLLFRSGLSQTVVKSLPGLPGDLPFYLETGYIGVGEWEDVQLFYYFVKSERSPEDDPLVLWLTGGPGCSALSAILYEIGPFTFDYDKSTRDRPALKLNEYSWTKVANIIFLDQPVGTGFSYANSWESYNINDNISAAESYEFLRKWLKLHPEFQSNPLYIAGDSYSGIIVPMLTLQVDEGNIAGLKPRMNLEGYLLGNPATNISSDRNSIVPFAHLKGLLSDELYGSAKIDCNGDYFDVNLSNAACVNDLEAVTKCLENIYEANILEPNCLLMAPKSTVGRAWDSSLIIEDRSLLLLPTPGASRVWCRSYNYLYSYIWASDKAVQDALHVREGTIEKWVRCNETLSYTYTVSDVIDIHKDLIKRGYRALIYSGDHDMVVPYVGTLAWIGTLNLTISRDWEAWFVDGQVAGYTTLYSYFPSLLTYATVKGGGHTAPEYKPKECFAMINRWFDYYYL from the exons ATGATGAGCATCATCTTTGCAATATTCAAAGAAGGAGCGCCAAATGAAATACCCCTCCATCAGTACCTAAGAAATCTCCCTCTATTCTCCAAAAGTATGAAGTGGTGGTGGGTGCTTTGTTTTCTTGCCCTGTGTCTTCTCTTCCGATCCGGACTCTCCCAAACCGTGGTGAAGTCTCTTCCTGGATTGCCCGGAGACCTCCCTTTCTATCTCGAAACCGG aTACATTGGAGTGGGGGAGTGGGAAGATGTTCAACTGTTCTATTACTTCGTCAAGTCAGAAAGGAGTCCGGAAGATGATCCTTTGGTGCTGTGGCTCACCGGCGGCCCCGGTTGCTCCGCTCTCTCCGCGATCTTGTACGAGATCG GTCCATTTACGTTCGACTACGACAAATCTACTAGAGACAGACCAGCTTTAAAATTGAATGAATATTCATGGACAAAG GTGGCGAACATCATATTCCTAGATCAGCCTGTTGGAACTGGATTCTCCTATGCAAATAGCTGGGAAAGTTACAATATAAACGATAATATTTCAGCCGCTGAATCTTACGAATTTCTAAGGAag TGGCTTAAGCTCCATCCTGAGTTTCAAAGCAACCCACTCTACATTGCTGGGGATTCTTACTCGGGTATCATTGTTCCAATGCTCACTCTGCAAGTTGATGAAG GAAACATTGCCGGTTTGAAGCCTAGAATGAATCTCGAG GGCTACTTGCTCGGAAACCCTGCAACAAATATAAGTAGTGACAGGAATTCAATTGTCCCATTTGCACATTTGAAGGGTCTTTTATCTGATGAGCTATATGGG TCGGCTAAAATTGATTGTAATGGCGATTATTTCGACGTTAACTTAAGCAATGCTGCATGTGTCAATGACCTTGAAGCAGTGACCAAG TGCctagaaaatatatatgaagCAAACATACTCGAACCCAATTGCCTGCTTATGGCTCCGAAATCGACGGTGGGCCGGGCGTGGGACTCCAGCTTGATAATTGAAGACCGTtcacttctccttcttcccacGCCGGGAGCTTCCCGAGTTTGGTGCCGG AGTTATAACTATCTATACTCATATATTTGGGCTAGCGACAAAGCGGTTCAAGATGCTCTTCATGTCCGAGAG GGGACAATTGAGAAGTGGGTAAGGTGCAATGAGACTTTATCTTACACATACACTGTCTCAGATGTCATTGACATCCACAAGGACCTCATAAAAAGGGGATATAGAGCTCTTATTTATAG TGGTGATCATGACATGGTTGTTCCATATGTGGGAACATTAGCTTGGATTGGAACACTGAATCTGACAATTTCTCGTGATTGGGAAGCATGGTTCGTCGATGGACAAGTTGCTGG GTATACTACGTTATATTCCTACTTCCCATCCCTTTTAACGTATGCAACCGTCAAG GGAGGGGGACACACAGCTCCAGAGTACAAGCCCAAAGAATGTTTTGCGATGATTAATAGGTGGTTTGATTATTATTACCTTTAG
- the LOC104453074 gene encoding uncharacterized protein LOC104453074, with protein sequence MASIAQNVLMALTATVNKFASSNVQAVPRGEGWRRKPRATPADSRQSVAGTRRCLLLLSAVAVGDSRTDILEKYLKKSEENKSKNDKERLESYYKRNYKDYFEFVEGSLRNKTDQLTESEKGILDWLKSNK encoded by the exons ATGGCTTCGATTGCACAGAATGTTTTGATGGCGCTGACCGCGACGGTGAACAAGTTCGCCTCCTCCAACGTCCAGGCCGTTCCGAGAGGCGAAGGCTGGCGGCGAAAACCGAGAGCCACTCCGGCGGACTCCCGCCAATCAGTTGCTGGAACCAGACGGTGTCTCCTCCTCCTGTCCGCGGTGGCTGTTGGGGACTCCCGGACCGATATTCTCGAGA AGTATTTGAAGAAATCGGAGGAGAATAAATCGAAAAATGACAAAGAG AGGCTGGAGAGCTACTACAAGAGAAACTACAAAGACTATTTCGAATTTGTGGAAGGGTCATTGAGGAATAAGACGGATCAACTCACTGAATCAGAGAAGGGTATTCTCGATTGGCTTAAAAGTAACAAATGA